In Saccharomycodes ludwigii strain NBRC 1722 chromosome III, whole genome shotgun sequence, one DNA window encodes the following:
- the SMB1 gene encoding mRNA splicing protein SMB1 (similar to Saccharomyces cerevisiae YER029C | SMB1 | SmB/B' homolog), whose product MTTFSTTRLSDLIDYRIKVLTTNGAIYIGKLMGFDKHMNLCLLDCIEKKITNKQLKDLKKRGGTTSAISTTSRTLGFIILRGEHILTTTVEEEDNKNILATKKQRITESVKLDKKYTKKKNKDNKRKHKSQGKIIKAPIKINNNGAREKNKQQQLKVNVTRNFKPPPGFKK is encoded by the coding sequence ATAGAATCAAGGTGTTGACTACTAATGGTGCCATATATATAGGTAAACTAATGGGTTTTGATAAACATATGAACCTGTGTTTATTGGATtgtatagaaaaaaaaataacaaataaacagCTTAAAGATTTAAAGAAACGTGGTGGCACGACTAGTGCTATCAGCACCACCAGTAGAACCTTAGGTTTCATTATATTGAGAGGCGAACATATTCTAACAACAACagtagaagaagaagataataaaaatatacttGCTaccaaaaaacaaagaataACGGAATCTGTTAAACTAGATAAGAAatatacaaagaaaaagaataaagacaacaaaagaaaacatAAAAGCCAAGGGAAGATTATTAAGGcaccaataaaaattaataataacggtGCTagagagaaaaataaacagcAACAACTAAAGGTAAATGTAACTAGGAATTTTAAACCACCTCCAggctttaaaaaataa